A genomic segment from Verrucomicrobiia bacterium encodes:
- the purL gene encoding phosphoribosylformylglycinamidine synthase subunit PurL, with translation MNEPHITPELVARHNLTPEEYDRIVTLLGRTPSYTELGVFSVMWSEHCSYKNTRPLLKQFPTRGDRILVGAGEENAGIIDVGDGIAIAFKIESHNHPSAVEPFQGAATGVGGILRDIFTMGARPVAALNSLRFGNLENPEVRRLFAGVVSGIAHYGNCFGVPTLAGEVAFDASYEGNPLVNAFALGVLRHEQITRGAARGVGNPVFYVGPATGRDGLAGAAFASQDLTEASAEQQRGAVQVGDPFMEKLVCEACLELLATGVVAGMQDMGAAGLTCSTCETAARAGTGIEIELDRVPQRAPGMTSYEIMLSESQERMLVVVQRGHEEVVRRIFDKWDLPWAEIGVVTDTGRMRVRHGGRVVVDLPARSLADEAPVYQREAREPAAQAAVRAFRLDGIADTADPAADLMGLLANPTLASKNWVYRQYDHMVRDGSVVCPGSDAAVIRIKADSLPVMGAELAGRVGSRPVPEKYVAFTADCNATHVLLDPYEGGKAAVVEACRNLACTGAVPLGATDNLNFGNPHNPEIFWQLRESVRGLAEACKALGAPVTGGNVSLYNQTTTAGAIDPTPTVAVVGLIEDPQHITTQWVKESGDVLVLLGGIVDPADPLQGLGGSAFLKSRHGLKTGLPPRVDLAAAAVLHTTLIGLIREGVIRSAHDCSDGGLAVALAECCFGQPVARETFRFLGASVDLTALPEAVASRLDALWFGEAQNRVVVSVAADDAGRVVKQASIMGVPAAIIGTVGGDALSITTRMGTVSIPVAALHDPWWNTIARKMAG, from the coding sequence ATGAACGAGCCTCACATCACCCCGGAACTGGTCGCCCGGCACAATCTCACCCCGGAGGAGTATGACCGGATCGTGACCCTCCTGGGCCGGACGCCTTCGTACACCGAGCTGGGCGTCTTCTCCGTGATGTGGTCCGAGCACTGCTCGTACAAGAATACGCGGCCGCTGCTGAAGCAGTTTCCCACGCGGGGGGACCGAATCCTGGTGGGCGCCGGGGAGGAGAATGCCGGGATCATTGACGTCGGCGACGGCATCGCCATCGCCTTCAAGATCGAGTCCCACAACCACCCCAGCGCCGTGGAACCCTTCCAGGGCGCGGCCACCGGGGTTGGAGGCATCCTGCGCGACATCTTCACCATGGGGGCACGTCCGGTCGCCGCACTCAACTCGCTGCGCTTTGGGAACCTTGAGAACCCGGAGGTCCGCCGCCTGTTCGCCGGAGTGGTCTCCGGCATCGCCCATTACGGCAACTGCTTCGGGGTCCCCACCCTGGCCGGAGAGGTGGCCTTCGACGCCAGTTACGAAGGCAATCCGCTGGTCAATGCCTTCGCCCTCGGCGTGCTGCGCCACGAACAGATCACCCGCGGGGCGGCCCGCGGGGTCGGGAACCCGGTGTTCTATGTGGGACCGGCGACCGGGCGCGACGGCCTCGCCGGGGCGGCCTTTGCCTCGCAGGACCTCACGGAGGCATCGGCCGAGCAGCAGCGCGGGGCCGTGCAGGTCGGGGACCCGTTCATGGAAAAGCTCGTCTGCGAGGCCTGTCTGGAGCTGCTGGCCACCGGAGTGGTGGCCGGGATGCAGGACATGGGCGCCGCCGGGCTCACCTGCTCCACCTGCGAGACCGCTGCGCGCGCGGGCACCGGCATCGAAATCGAGCTCGATCGCGTGCCCCAGCGCGCGCCCGGCATGACCTCCTATGAGATCATGCTCTCCGAGTCCCAGGAACGGATGCTGGTGGTGGTGCAGCGGGGTCACGAGGAGGTGGTCCGGCGGATCTTCGACAAATGGGATCTGCCATGGGCGGAGATTGGTGTGGTGACCGACACGGGCCGGATGCGGGTGCGCCACGGCGGCCGGGTCGTGGTGGATCTCCCGGCGCGCAGCCTCGCGGACGAGGCCCCGGTGTATCAGCGCGAGGCCCGGGAACCGGCGGCGCAGGCGGCGGTGCGCGCCTTTCGCCTCGACGGCATCGCCGACACGGCGGATCCCGCCGCCGATCTGATGGGTCTGTTGGCCAACCCGACCCTCGCATCGAAGAACTGGGTCTACCGCCAGTACGACCACATGGTGCGCGACGGCTCCGTGGTGTGTCCCGGAAGCGACGCCGCCGTGATCCGCATCAAAGCCGATTCGCTCCCGGTGATGGGCGCCGAACTGGCCGGACGCGTGGGCAGCCGCCCGGTTCCCGAGAAGTACGTGGCCTTCACCGCGGACTGCAACGCCACGCACGTGCTCCTGGACCCCTACGAGGGCGGGAAGGCCGCGGTGGTAGAGGCCTGCCGCAACCTGGCCTGCACGGGTGCCGTACCGCTCGGCGCCACGGACAACCTCAATTTTGGAAACCCGCACAACCCGGAGATTTTCTGGCAGCTCAGGGAATCCGTGCGGGGCCTCGCGGAGGCCTGCAAGGCCCTGGGGGCCCCGGTCACCGGGGGCAATGTCTCGCTCTACAACCAGACGACCACCGCCGGCGCCATTGATCCCACGCCAACCGTTGCCGTGGTCGGCCTGATCGAGGACCCGCAACACATCACCACGCAGTGGGTCAAGGAGTCCGGCGACGTCCTGGTGCTGCTCGGCGGTATCGTGGATCCCGCCGATCCATTGCAGGGACTCGGCGGCAGCGCCTTCCTGAAGTCCCGGCATGGGCTGAAGACCGGCCTGCCGCCGCGCGTGGACCTCGCCGCCGCCGCCGTCCTGCACACCACGCTGATCGGCCTGATCCGCGAGGGGGTGATCCGCAGCGCCCACGATTGCAGTGACGGCGGCTTGGCGGTCGCCCTGGCGGAGTGCTGTTTCGGGCAGCCAGTGGCCCGGGAAACGTTTCGTTTCCTTGGGGCCAGCGTGGACCTGACCGCGTTGCCCGAGGCGGTCGCTTCGCGACTGGACGCCCTGTGGTTCGGCGAGGCGCAGAACCGGGTGGTTGTGAGCGTCGCGGCCGACGACGCCGGCCGGGTCGTGAAGCAGGCATCCATCATGGGGGTTCCGGCCGCCATCATCGGCACGGTGGGCGGCGACGCCCTGTCCATCACCACGCGTATGGGAACGGTTTCAATACCGGTAGCCGCCCTGCATGATCCGTGGTGGAACACGATCGCCCGGAAGATGGCCGGTTGA
- a CDS encoding HNH endonuclease produces the protein MSPALDHQVLVLNRLWQAVNVCSVRRALTLLFEGHAQVVWGDAEGEFRTFSFTQWRDFGGGAHDSQTDDTVATVSFRIRVPRVILLMVFDRLPRKEVKFTRHNIFERDRNTCQFCGNVFDRRDLNLDHVVPRDRGGPTTWENIVCSCIPCNTRKANRTPVEAGMRLIRKPKRPKWRPFVQVSFGAPVHESWRHFLDIAYWNVELGEDVG, from the coding sequence ATGAGCCCGGCGTTGGACCATCAGGTACTCGTGCTCAACCGCCTCTGGCAGGCCGTGAACGTCTGCTCGGTGCGGCGGGCGCTGACGCTGCTGTTTGAGGGCCACGCGCAGGTCGTCTGGGGGGACGCGGAGGGCGAGTTTCGGACCTTCAGCTTCACGCAGTGGCGGGACTTTGGAGGCGGGGCGCACGATTCGCAGACCGACGACACCGTGGCCACGGTCTCTTTTCGAATCCGGGTGCCACGGGTGATCCTGCTGATGGTGTTCGACCGTCTGCCCCGTAAAGAGGTCAAATTCACCCGGCATAACATCTTCGAGCGCGACCGCAACACCTGCCAGTTCTGCGGCAACGTCTTCGACCGTCGGGATCTCAATCTCGACCACGTGGTGCCCCGCGACCGCGGGGGGCCGACCACTTGGGAGAACATCGTTTGCTCGTGCATCCCGTGCAATACGCGCAAGGCCAACCGAACACCCGTTGAGGCGGGCATGCGCCTGATTCGGAAGCCCAAGCGGCCGAAGTGGAGGCCGTTCGTCCAGGTCAGCTTCGGGGCGCCCGTCCACGAATCGTGGAGGCACTTCCTCGACATCGCGTACTGGAACGTGGAACTCGGCGAAGACGTGGGTTAG
- a CDS encoding phosphoribosylaminoimidazolesuccinocarboxamide synthase, translating into MSDTPLLQLDLPGIPRLKSGKVREVFDLGDRLLFVATDRISAFDCVMPNGIPRKGEVLTRLSHFWFDLTESWLPNHRIARAADPLPTALTPFASVLTGRSMIVCKAAPLPIECVVRGYLAGSGWKEYRASQTLCGRRLPSGIPECGELPEPAFTPATKAETGHDENISFAQAEAMVGPELAARVRDLSLRLYGVAREHARARGILIADTKFEFGLHSGRLLLIDEVLTPDSSRFWPADAYRPGSAQPSYDKQFVRDYLESLEWDKTPPAPALPPDVVARTQEKYLEAFARLTGRPLDAG; encoded by the coding sequence GTGAGCGACACACCATTGCTTCAATTGGATCTGCCCGGAATTCCCCGGCTGAAGTCCGGCAAGGTCCGGGAGGTGTTCGACCTTGGTGACCGCCTGTTGTTCGTGGCCACCGACCGGATCTCCGCCTTCGACTGCGTGATGCCCAATGGGATTCCGCGCAAGGGCGAGGTGCTGACCCGGCTGTCGCATTTCTGGTTTGACCTCACCGAGTCGTGGCTGCCCAACCACCGCATTGCACGCGCCGCGGATCCTTTGCCGACCGCCCTAACGCCCTTCGCCTCCGTTCTGACGGGGCGCAGCATGATCGTGTGCAAGGCGGCTCCGCTGCCCATCGAGTGCGTGGTCCGGGGCTATCTGGCCGGCTCGGGATGGAAGGAATACCGCGCGTCGCAGACGCTCTGCGGCCGGCGCCTGCCCTCCGGAATTCCCGAGTGCGGAGAACTCCCCGAGCCGGCGTTCACGCCGGCGACCAAGGCGGAGACCGGGCACGACGAAAACATCAGTTTTGCGCAGGCGGAGGCGATGGTGGGTCCCGAGCTGGCCGCCCGGGTGCGTGACCTGAGCCTGCGCCTCTATGGCGTCGCCCGGGAACATGCCCGGGCCCGGGGCATCCTCATTGCCGACACCAAGTTCGAGTTCGGGCTGCACAGCGGCCGGTTGCTGCTGATTGACGAGGTGCTCACGCCCGACTCGTCCCGGTTCTGGCCGGCCGACGCCTACCGTCCGGGAAGCGCGCAGCCGAGCTACGACAAGCAGTTCGTGCGCGACTACCTGGAGTCGCTGGAATGGGACAAGACCCCCCCGGCGCCCGCCCTGCCTCCGGACGTGGTGGCGCGCACCCAGGAAAAGTATCTCGAGGCCTTCGCCCGCCTGACCGGTCGCCCCCTGGACGCCGGGTGA